The Archangium primigenium genomic interval ACGGGAAGCTCTACCCCACTGCGAACAACACGCAGTGCAGCTACGGGTTGCCCGCTTTCGAGGACTGGGACGGGTAGCCAAGTAGTAGGGGTCCTGACGCCCTCATGGTTGGTCCCACGAGTCCCCTCTGGACGCCAGGACCTCCAGGAGTGCAATCACCCCGGAGTTCGTGCGTAAGCTCGGGGAGGCGCCCACGCGGCCCTCCGAAGGAGCCGTCCCTCATGAAGAAGCTGCTGGTGTTCGTCGTGCTGCTGGCCGTGGGGGTCGGGGCGGCGTACCACTTCGGACTGCTGTCTCGCCTGGGCGTCCGGGTCCGGTTCATCCCCAAGGATCCGGCGCTGCTCGCCTACTTCGGCCCGGACACCCGCGAGCTGCTGGTCGTCCACTCCACCGAGCTGGACATGCCCCTGGACACGAAGACCCAGGAGGAACTGGACCGGCAGGTGAAGGACGTCCACGCGAAGACGGGCGTCGACACCCGCGAGGACCTGGACTCGCTCGCGGTGACCACCGGGCTGGCCGTGGCCCGAGGGCGCTTCGACTGGGCGCGGCTGTCCACCTACCTCCAGTCCGAGGGCTACACCCTCACCGAGCTGGAGGGCGTGCCCACGGCGGTGAAGGCCCAGGCGGCGGACGTGGCGCTCGACGGGCACTACCTGCTCGTCGGTCCCCAGAACCTCGTGAGCCAGGCGCTCGCGCTCAAGCGCCAGGGCGGTGGCCTCGGGGATGACAGCCCCCTGGTGAAGGCCCTGGACACCATTGGCTGGAAGCACGGCATGGTGGGCGGCCTCGTGTCCGGCTCTCGCCTGCCGGATCTCATGGGCAAGACGGGAATGCTCCAGTCGCTGCTGGGCGCGTTCGACGTCACGCCGGAAGGGCTCGACCTGCACGGCACCGCCCTCACCGGCGGCGAGAAGCAGGGCCAGGCCCTGCTCAAGCTGTTGGAGTTGGGACGCTCGGTCCTGCTGCTGACCACGGGCATGGAGACGGCGGAAGAGCAGCGCCTGCTGGCCGACGCCCTGCGCAAATCCGAGTTGAAGGCGGACGCCCAGGGCGTGGTGACCGGACACATCCGTTTCCCCCATGCGCTGGTGGATGCGACGTCCGCGAGCTACGCCCAGGCCGACTTCTCGGGCCACTTCCAGAAGCTGAACCAGGCCGCCGCGGACGAGGAGGACAGCCCCTCGGCGGTGCGGCCTCCGGCGCCGCGCCCGTCCGTCGTCTCCCCGCCCGTCACGACCGGAGTGCGGGCGGCCCCGGGCCCCGTGGACTGGAAGCCGCCGGTGCTCGGCCTGTTCCTGTTGGTGATCGTGCTGGTGACGATGGGCGCCCAGAGCCGTCCGGGCATGTTCAACGTGCTCTTCCACCCGCTCTACCTGCTGCCCTTCGCGGTCGCGACGATGGGCGTGGTCGTGTTCCGGTGGACGGGGCACGCGGGCGGCGTGTTCGACGTGCTCGTGCGGCCCATGCCCGAGTGGCACCGCCTCGTGTCCTATCCGCTGGCCCAGCCCGTGGCGCTGAGCGCCGCGGTGCCGCTGGTGTTCGCGGTGCTGTCGGGGGTGATGCCGTGGCTGCGGCGGTTCGCGGCGGGGCTCGGGGTGGGCTTCAGCGCCTGGCTCGCGGTGGAGGCGTTCTCCCATCCGCCGCTGGCGCTCATCCCCCCGGCCTACACGCAGTACTGGTACGCTGGCAACGCGCTGATGGCGTTGGTGCTGGCGCGGCTCGCCTTGCCGCCGCGCCAGGCCGCGAGAAGTACCCGACGTCCGTGAACCATCTTCCGAGGCCAGTCACATGCCCAATGTGAAGTTTCCCGTGGGGACGTGGGTCAACATCTTCACGCAGGACAGGCTCTGGGGTGGCCTCGTCGAGACGCACGAGGAGGACAAGACCCTGGTCAAGGTCTTCTACCTCAAGGCTCGGAAGTCAGACCCGAGCAAGCGGAAGATGGCCGTGAAGTACCTTCTCGTGCCCAACGAGCAGCTGTGGCTCAACAAGCTCGAGCAAGCGAAGCCGGGCTATCACGCCCTGATCAGCAAGCTCCAACTGGGGCAGACGGCCAACCCCGTCACGCCCTACACGGGACAGGAGGACGTCTTCTTCCATGTCTCCTCGATGAAATACATCGAGTCCATCGCGCGCAATGGACTGCAGCCCTTGACCTCCATCCAGATGGCCGTCACGGGGGCCGATGCCGCGAGAAGCGTCGACGCGGCGAACTGGAAGAGCTACGGCCAGGGGGTCGTGGGGGCCCAGCTGGGGTCGGGCGGGAGTTTGACGGAAGGGCTCACGGGCCCCCTGGGCTCCTCGGTCTATCTGGCGAAGAAGGCGCACGGACTGGCGATCTACATCTCCCTGCGGGTGCGGCTTGGCGAGGAGCCGCTGCTCCTCACGGTCAAACGGGACAAGCTCCCGCTGCCCATGACCGTGGATCCCAACAACGCGGCGGATGCCGTGCGCTATCCGGGAGTCATCAGGCCGGAGTGCATCAACGTCGTGAAGCATTGGGACGACCGCCAGGCCGCGCAGCTCTACGAGCTGATCAGCATCAAGCAGACCTTCGGCGAAACGAGCATCCCCGAGATCTTCGAGCTGGAGGGAGTCCTCGTCGACAAGGTCTTGAAGAACCACACGGCCTACTCGGAAGCGCTCAAGACCACGGCCTTCACGCTCAAGAAGAAGCAAGAGGAAGCCCTGCTGCGGGACGAGTTCCTGCCTCCCGAGGGCATGGAAGACGCGGAGGAAGTCTCGAGTCTGGACGACTTCGAGGCACGGCTCAAAGCCCTCCGGAGCTGACGCGAGCGAGGGCCGTGCTACGGGTAGTAGAACCCGACGTTCATGAAGTAGGCCTTGTGCCACAGATCGTCGCCGCCCACGCCCAGGCCATCCACATACGAGCCGGTGTACGGATCGTTCCTGCCGAAGCGGAACTCCGCCGCGATCCACCACCGGTCATACAGGAAGAACGAGGTGCCCGCGAAGGCGCGATGCGAGGTCTTGAACGCCGCGTTGTCCTTGGTGAAGACGCTGTAGTTCAAGTACGGCCGCACGCCGCTGATGTGCTCCCACGAGCCCGGCACGCTGTAGCTGAGGTCGACCGAGAGGAACGTCCCCCGGGTGGCCACGTTGAAGGAGCCGCCGAAGCCGCCCAGGGTGATGAGTGAGGTGTTGCCGTCCGGATTGCGGGGGTTGATCCGCTGCAGGCCGCCCTCGACCATGCCGCGAAACCCGCCATGGTTGCCGACCCAATGGAGCGCGGCGGCCACGCGGCTGCCGGACGCGTTGAGATCCAGGTTCTGGATCCGGGAGTACAGCCCGGAGGCACCGAACTCGGACGAGCTCTTCTCCCCATGGAAGAGCGTATAGGCCACGCGCCCGACGAACTGGTGCCGCTCGCGGCTGTTGGTGCCGCCCTCGACATAGCTGTCGTGCTGGACGAAGCCGATCGAGTACCGGTTCGCGTCCCGGGTCGGGCCGAAGTAGCTGCCCCCATCGCGCAGGTTGTAGGCTGCGGCGACCTGGAGCGCGCCGCCGACGTAGTTGTATTTGACGCCGACGTTGTGCACGTCCTCCAGGCCGATGACATTGGCCAGGGTCTGGTAGAACGAGCTGCTCACCCAGGGAAGGATGCCGAACGGCACTTGGTTCATTCCCAGGGTGAGCCTTTGCCTGTCGGTGAGGTTGTAGCCCAGGTACGCGAAGGTGACGTAGTTCTCCTCGCCCAGGTTGGTGGTGTCTGGGTAGCCGCGGGCATTGACGCCCCCGTAGAAGCGGTACTGGAAGGCGCCGAAGAAGGTCGGGGAGTCATACCCGAGGTTCAGCCAGGCCACGTCCCAGGAAATGCCGCTCGTCGGTCGGGGCGCGTCCAGGGTGACATCCGCGCGGAAGCGCAGCGCGCCCCCCAGCTTCAACGTCCCCTCACCCAGCTGGAACACCCCGAAGGGGGCGTCATCGGCCCTGGCGGCGGCGCCGGAGAGCAGGCTCAAGGCGCCTGCCAGCAGCGCGCGGCCGCGCCCGGTTCTTGGCGTGTGGCTCATGCCCTCGTCTCATAGAGCGTCGAGGCCGAGGGCGCGAGCGCGAAAGCACGGGGGACTTCAGGGGATCTTGTCGCACCGCATCGCGTTGTCGGCCGTATTGGTGCAGGTGGGGCTGCTGCTCACCGCACAGACCGCATCACACTGGCGCTCGAACCAGCTGGCGCCGAGGGTGTACCCCGAGGGGCACTGCAGACCACAGGCCGTGAACGTCGTCTGGTCCGGGTACGGCTTGGCGCAATTGACAGACAGCTTGGGCGTTCCGGCGAGGTCGCAGTTGGTTCGCTCATAGTATTGGGTCACGAAGCCGCCTTCCGGACAGCCTCCGCCGCACACGGAGTAGGTGCCTGATGCGGGGATCGGGTAGCACGCGATGGCGTTGTGCGCCTCGCAGGGGCCACAGCGGTAACCGTCGTCGGGGGCGCAGTAGTAGAAGCTGACATGGGGACAGGTGGCGTTGCAGAGGGAGGACTCCACCGTTTCGGTGGACTCGACCGCGTCTGGGTCCGAGCGGGTCGCGGCGGAACCACACGCGGTCAGGAGCACCATCACCAAGGGGAGCGTGAGCAGGGACTTCATCGACAGGCCTCGTTTCAATGGGAGCGCGTTCAGGCGCTCTCGTGGGGGGTGAGACGGAACGCCGCGCGCCTCGCGCGGCGGTGGAAGCCAGGAGGTCAGTCCCCGGGGGGAGGACAGCCCTCCTGGGAGTCGCGGCGCTCGAGCCAGCCATCGTTTTTCTGGCGCAGCTCCCGGGCCCGTTTCGAGCCCAGCTTCTCGGCCAGGGCGCGCTCGTAGGCATCGCCCAGGCCCAGGGTGAAGCGAACCAGACGCTCGGCGGGCGTCATGCCCGAGGGGTCGGACGGTGGGCTCTGGAGTCCCGCCCGCTCCCGGGCCAGCCGCTGATAGGCCTGCTGGAGGCTGAGCTCCGGAGACTTGTCGCGGATCTCATACTGGAGCGAATGCGCGGCCAGCACCTGTGCGCTGTCCTCGTCCCCCGTGACCTCGACGTAGATCGCCCTCAGCTGCGTGAGCGCCCAGGCGACGAAGGCCTCGTGGACGTCCTGGACCACGGCCAGCTCCGCCTCCGTGACGCCCAGCTCCGCCCACTCCCCGGCGTTGGGAAGATGAGGCCGCTGCTGGAGACTCGGTGCATCCCAGCGCAGCCGGCACTCCTTCGCCAGCTGGAGCAAGGTCTCGTGGCTCGGGTTGAGCCACGCGCCGGCCGAGGGCCGCCGCGCGCCCGGACGGGACTGCTCCAGCAGGCGCACCCGCTCGCGCAGGGACTCCAGCTCGGCCCCGGAAGCGTCCTCGCGGGGGCGCGACACGTGCGGGCCCCCCGAGGCGACGCCCGGGCTCTCCCCGGCGTGCTCGGACCCGGGCTCGGGGAGGCGCCGTGGCGCACGGTCCGCGAGCAGCTCCGCCCGCTCTCCCGCGCTCACCTCGGTGGTGTGGAGCAGGTGCGTGACGGCGACACGGCCCTCTTGCACGCTCAGGAGCGCCCGGGACGCGGGGGACGCGGGGACCTCGAGGGTGAAGCACGTCCCCCGGACCACGACCTGACCGGAGGGGGTGTCCACCCGGAAGTCGGAGCCAGTCTCCACGCGGTAGAAGACGCGCCCCACGGACTGCTGCACGTGCACGGCGCCTCGGCGGCCCAGGCTCCAGCGCAGCCGCGTGCCGGGCTCGGCGACGGCGAGCGCGGACGGGCCCAGGGCGATCGTCTCGCGCCGCGTGAAGTCCCGCTCCCCGGCATGGGGCGGCCCGAACTCGCGCAGGGCCCACCAGGCCCCCGGCAGCGCGAGCAGCAGCACCGCGGCCACCGCGGCCAGCCGCCTCCAGGGCGGACGGCGCTCGGGCCGGGGGGCCAGGGGGAGCCGGGCGAGGACGCGGTCCGCGAGCCCGGGCGGGGGCTCGGGGACCTCGAAGGCGGAGAGATCCAACGACTCGGGATCGCGAGCGGGAGGGTCAGCCATGATGGTGCTCCAGGGCCGTGCGCATGGCCGCGCGGGCACGCGCCAGGCGGCTCTTGAGGGTGCCCAGCTCCAGGTCGAGGATCCCGGCGATCTCCGCGTACTCCAGACCATGCAGCTCGCGCAGGACGAGGACCGCGCGCTGGTCCGGGGGCAGCTGGCCGAGCGCGTCGCGGATGGCCTGGCCCAGGGCGCGGCGCTCCACGAGGGAGTCGGCATGCAAGGGGCTGGAGACGGGCAGCGCCGCCAGCTCGTCCACGGCGACGACGAGGGAGGGTCTCCGCAGCTCGTTGAGCGCCAGCCGGGTGGCGATGGTGAGGATCCAGGTGGAGAGCTTCGCGGCGCCCTGGGGCTGGAAGTCCGGCAGGGCGCGGTAGACGCGCAGGAAGGTCTCCTGGGTGCAGTCCTCCACCAGCGCCCCGCGCCCGCTGGGCACCAGCAGCCGGTAGAGCAGGGCGTGGACGGGCTTCTGGTGGTGGAGCACCAGGGCCCGCATGGCGTCGGCGTCCCCGCGGCGGGCGCGCTCCACCACGGCGGGCGCGAGCTCGCTGGGGGTGCTCCGAGGGAGGGGCGTCTGTGGACCGAGGACCGCCAGGATGGGCATTTCAGCGGGTTGCACCCGCCAGGGTCCAAAAGGTTCCCGGCGGGATTTCATTTTCCGCGCGGCGTGCCCCGCCTGCCTCCATGGAGTTCGGCGTCACCGGACGAACACGGGGGCGAACAGCTCGACGGTGTAGGGCACGGCCACCGCGCCCGGGGCCTGGATGCGCACGAGGAACGCGCCGCCGTGTTCGGCCCGGAGGAGCCGCACCTCGCCCGCCGCGCGCTGGGCGATGTCTCCGGGCGCGTCCAGGGGCAGGGGCCGGCCTTCCACGTCCAGGAGGTCGACCTCCAGCGCGCCCCGGGCCGCCTCCCAGTGCACGCGCACTCCCGCCGGGTGGCAACAGTCCCCCCAGGCATGCAGCCAGTTCGCCACGCCCGGACGCGCCACCTGGTCCTCGAGCGTCAACGGTCCATGGTTGAAGACGTGCGAGCGCGGAGGGGTGGCCAGGGCCTGTTTCCGCGGGTCGTCATCCCCTCGCGGGTCGTCCGTCCGTGCGGCCTGCACGGAGGCCACGGGAGGCGGATGCCGACAGCCCGGGCCCATGAGGGCCCCGAGCCCCAACCCCAGGCATCCCAGGAACACCGTCGACAGCGTGTGGCGTCTGACTTTGGACGTGTGCATGGGAATCTCAGCGGAACGTATCGGCGAGTCGGGGAGGGGGCTCGGAGGGAGGTCGCGGATGGGACCTCTCCAAGACTACCCCGACGCTCCGTCCCGTCCGTGGGTCTCGCCTACTTCGTGTAGCCGCTGGTCGTGACGGGCTTGCCTTCCTTCAGGCGGGAGTCCCGCGTCTTGTCCGCCGCGTGCTGCACGAGCTTCTGGTACGGGGCGTCGTTCGTGAAGCCGTTGAACAGGCGCTTGGCGTTCTCGCCGTTGACCATGGAGGGCTTGGTGTTGCCGAGGATGCTCACCTGCGCCGTCAAGGGCAGCGAGCAGGCCCCGTTCTCCTTGAACACCGCCGGGTGCATCTGGATGAAGTCGTCGTAGACGTGGTCCGCGCCCTGCGTCTTGAGCAGATGGGTGGCCGCGCGGTGGAGCGTCTCGCGGTTGGACTCGCTGTAGGTCCGCGCCTCCGGCTGCGTGTACGACGCCTCGGCGTCCTTGAACTGCTTCTGGACCTTCACCATCTCCTGCCACTTGTCGGCGTTGGCCGGGTCGGCCTTGGCCATCTTCGCGTAGAAGTCGTCCTGGCCGATGGAGGCCTTCACGTCCTGGTAGCCCGGCGTGGACGGCTTCGGCGACGGGGACTGCGTCTGGGGGGAGGGGAAGGACGGGCGCTGGGGCTGGGAGAAGCCGAGGATCCGCTTGAGCATGGTGGACTCCGTGTGTGTGTCTTTTGAGTAGATTGTCGGCGCAAGGCGCCGAACGTTGCGCATCCACACACAGCATCCTCCCACTGACCGATGCTCCCCCTGTCGGCTCAGACCATGCCGCCGTTCACGCGCAGCACCTGGCCGTGGACCCAGCCGGACTCCTCGCCCACCAGGAAGGCGACCACGCGCACCATGTCCTCCACCGTGCCCAACCGCTCCATGGGGGCCCGCTTGATGATGGCGTCGATCAACTCCTGGGACTTGCCCTCGAAGAACAGCTCGGTGGCCGCGGGGCCCGGGGCCACCACGTTCACCCGGATGTTCCGCCCGCGCAGCTCGTTGGCGAAGACGCGGCTCATCGTCTCCACGGCGGCCTTGCTCGCCGCGTACACGGCGTAGCCGGGGTTGAGCGTGCCCACCACGCTGGTGGAGACGTTCACGATGCGCGAGCCCGCGGGCATGCGCTGACTCGCCTCGCGCAGGGTGTTGAACGTGCCCCGGACGTTGATGGACATGATGCGCTCGTAGAGGGCGTCGCTCGTCTGCGCGATCGTCTCCTGGTGCTGGCCCACGCCCGCGTTGTTCACCAGCACGGTGACCGGCCCCCACGTGCGCTCCGCCACGTCGAACAGGTGCTTCGCCTCGTCGGGCTTGGAGACATCGGCGCGCACGGCCAGCGCTCGGCCGCCCGCCTGGGTGATCTCCCGCACGACCTCGGCGGCCTGTTGCTCGTTGCTCGCGTAGTTGACGAGGACGGCGCGGCCCTCGTGCGCCAGCCGCACGGCGATGGCCCGGCCAATCCCGCGCGAGGCTCCGGTGATGATGGCGACATCCGTGGTCTTCTCGGGGGTCTTCATGGGGATTCTCCGTGAGGAAACCGGGCCTCCAGGGCCCGGACACACGGCATGAATACGGGCGCGCCGTCGTTCAGGGAAGGCGAACGCCGTGGCTTCTCCATTCAAAATCCATGAACAATGGGGGATGGATCGTCTGGACGAGATGCGCGTCTTCACCCGCATCGTCGAGCTGGGGAGCTTCTCCAAGGCGGCGAAGGATCTGCGCATGCCGCGCGCCACGGTCACGCTCGCCGTGCAGCGGTTGGAGGCGCGGCTCGGCGTGCGCCTGCTGCACCGCACGACGCGCGAGGTGAGCGTATCGGCCGAGGGGCAGCTCTTCCACCGCACCTGCACGCGGCTGCTGTCGGACCTGGAGAGCGCGGAGGCGGAGCTGGCCCCGGGCGGTGCGAAGCCGCGGGGCACGGTGCGCGTGCACATGGTGGGCAACATGGCGGCGAACATCGTCATCCCCGCGCTGCCGGAGTTCCATGAGCGCTACCCGCAGGTGGACGTGGTGGTGGGCACGGGGGACCGGCCGGTGGACCTCGCGCGAGAAGGGGTGGACTGCGCGCTGCGCGGGGGCACCGTGGACACGCCGGGGCTGGTGGTGCGGCGCTTGCCGCCCATGCCGCAGGTGACCTGCGCGAGCGCGCTCTACCTCGCCCGGCGCGGGGAGCCCCGCACCCTGGAGGCGCTGGAGGCCCACCACGCGGTGAACTACCTGGAGCGCGCCACGGGCAAGCCCTACCCCCTGGACTTCGTGGTGCGGGGCGAGCCACGCGCGCTCGTCCTCGCGGGGACCCTGACGGTGACGGAGTCCGAGGCCTATATCGCCGGGGGCCTGGCGCACTTCGGCCTCATCCAGGTGCCGGCCTCGGGCGTCGCGAACCACCTGGCCGAGGGGCGGCTGCGCGAGGTGCTCGCCCACGTGCGTCCGCCCCCGTTGCCCCTCGCGCTGGTGCACCCCTACCAGCGCAAGGTGCCCCCGCGCGTGCGCGTGTTCATGGACTGGCTCGTGGCCCTGCTCGAGCGGCACTTCGGCGCCGCCTCGCCCGCGCGGACGGGGGACGGGTAGCTACTTGGACTCGACCCGCCCGAGCGGCTGGGCCGTGTCCGTCAGCGCCCGCTGCGCGTCCTTCCAGGCGGGGTCTCCCGGGTAGAGCGCGGAGCGCAGGTAGGCCCAGGACAGGCGCTGGACGGCGGCCACGCGCGCGGGGTTCTCGTCCGTGGTCTCGGCGACGTCGTACCCGGAGACGCCGCCCAGGCCGTGCTCCGCGCCGAACAGGGTGAGCAGGGACTTGGGGCCCGGGGCGAGCGTGTAGGGATCCGCGTGCCAGGAGGGGCCCGCGACCGTCAGGTGGGTCGAGTCGTCCTGGTCGCCGGCGACCACGAGCGTGGGCGTCGTCATCGTGGAGAAGTCGGTGGTCGAGAAGAAGGAGTAGTTCTCGGCCGCGAACGCGCTGAGGGCATCGCCCCGGCCGGGCGCGGCGAGCAGCACGCCGGCTTTGATTCGAGGCTCGGCGAGGGTCACGTCCGTGCCGCCCGGGAGCGCCTTGCTCCGGGCGCCGAGCAGCAGGCTCGCGGTGTGTCCGCCCATCGAGTGCCCGAGGACGGCCACCCGGCCGCGGTCCACGCGCCCGGCGAGCCCGAGGACGGCGCCCTCGATCATGTCGAGCTGATCGAGGATGCGCGTCATGTCCTGGGCCCGCGAGCGCCAGTACAGGGGCGCATCGGGCACCTCGGGGCCGAGGCTGAGCGTCTTCGAGTCCAGGTGGGTGGGCTGGATCACGACGAAGCCATGCGCCGCGAAATAGTGGGCGAGCGGGGCGTAGCCGTTCAACGACGAGAGGTGGTTGGATCGGCCGTGGCCGTGCGAGAGCAGGAGGATGGGCAGGTGGCTTCCGGTCACGGGCGCGGAGACGCGCACCTGGAGGTCGACGCCGCGGCCGGGGGCGGGCAGCACGAGGGGGCTGACCGAGAGGACGGGGGTGGGGGCGTGGGGCGCGTTCATGACTGCTTCTCCTGGTACGCCCGCACGTGCGTGGACGCGTCGGGCTGGGTGTAGACGTCTCCGCGGGCGTTCAGGGCGGCGTCGCACACCACGTGCGCGACCTCTTCCGCCGTCTGGGGCGCGCCGCTCACGGCGGCGAGGGCCTCGGCGGGAAGCCGCGCGCTCGGCGCCGTGGGCTGACCCAGCGCGTTGCGGCCGAAGTCGGTCGTGATCCGACCGGGGTACACGACCACCACGCGCAGGTGAGGATGCGAGCCCGCCAGCTCCATGCGGAACGCCTCCGAGAGCGACATCATCGCCGCCTTGGACGCCGCGTAGGCCGCGCGCGGAGGCAGGGGGATGCGGCCGAGCAGGGACGACACGTTCACGATCGCGCCCGTGCCGCGGGCCTGGAGGTGGGGCGTGACGACCTGCATGCCGTAGAGCACCGACTTCAGGTTGTCGCGGATCATCGCGTCGACGTCGTCGTCGGTGATCTCCAGCAGGGGGCGGCCGATGCCACGGCCCACGTTGTTGATCCAGATGTCGACGCGGCCGAACCGCGCGAGGGCCTCGTCGAAGAGGCGTTGCACGTCATCGCGCTTCGTCATGTCGGCGACGACGGCGAGGGCCTGGCTCCCACACCGGCGGGCCACGTCGCCCAGGGGGCCGGCGCGGCGCGCGGCCAGGACGACCGAGGCGCCCCTCCGCGCGAGCTCCTCCGCGACGGCGGCCCCCACGCCTCCACTCGCTCCAGTGACGACCACGACCTGCTCCGAGAAATCTCGATGGCTCATGCTCACGGTCGTACCTCCCGCCGCCGCGCGGGGATTGGAAGGAACGGACATTTCACTCGGGCCCTCCCCAGGCTTGAACGGCCGCAGTGGACACACGAGAATGCGAGGCCACGCATGATGGACACCGCCGCCGTGAGGTCGCCGCTCTCCCGCTTCGTCGAGGACGTTCGTGCCATCGTGGCCACCGACGGACGCGCCCAGCCCGTGGACCGTCTGCCCGATGGGCGGACGACCCTGGTCTTCCGGGCGCTCGAGGAGGGGCGGACGGGGGACGTGTGCGTCTCGGGTCCCCGCACGCGGGCGCTGTTCAAGAACGCCACCGGCGTCACGTGGGCGGTGATGATCCAGTTCAAGCCCGGCTGGTCCACGCCGATGCTGGGGGTGGCCGCGAACGCGCTGACGGACCGGATCGTCTCCGTGGAGGACCTCTGGGGCCGCTCGGGCGAGGACCTCCGCCTGGAGCTCCTCGCGGCGCGGGGCCTGCCGGAGGTGTTCGACCGGCTCACCCGGGCGCTCGTCCCGCGGCTCCAGCAGGCGGAGGAACCGGCATCGGCCCGGCTCGCCCGCCGCGCGGTCCGCCTGTTCGAGGGCGAGGAGGTGCGGGTGGAGAGCGTGGCGGAGCGGCTGGGCGTCACGGCGCGGCATCTGCGCCGCGCCTTCACGGAGAGCATCGGCATCGGGCCCAAGGAGTTCGCGCGGACCGTGCGCCTGCGGCGGGCCCTGGGGATGGCGACGAGCGCGAGGGACTGGGGGCGCATCGCCGTGGACGCGGGCTACTACGACCAGGCGCACCTCATCACCGACTTCCGGGAGCTCGTCGGGCTCACGCCGGGCGCCTTCCTGAAGCGCGCGGACGAGGCGAGGGCCGCGCGTCACGACCCGCTGGAGCACCTCGGGAGCGCGCCCCCCTGAACGCGGGGTTGGCCTCGCCTTCGCGCCACGTATCCTCGCCGCCGTTCAGGAGGCCCCGGATGCGGCTCGCGCGTGAGTGGTGTGGACTGGCTCTGCTGATGTGGACGGCCTGTGGTGTGACCAGCGCGGGAGGTGGCGGGGGAGGAAGCACGGTGCCCCGGGAGAACACCGCGACCACGCTGACCCTCTCCGGGACGCGGTTCTTCGTGGGTTACGACAACGGCACTCTCGCCGCACTGCCGGACGGGGGCGTGGTGCTCGCCGCGCTGCTGGCCGACGACAAGGGCTACAACGCGGACGTGGCGATCGTGCGCCTCGATGCCTCCCTGTCGCTCACGTGGGCGATGCGGCTCGATGAGCGGACCCTTCCCACGCACCTGGTGCCGGGCAAGGACGGCGCGCTGTTCGTCATCGCGGGAGACAGCTATCCCGGCACGCTCCGGGTGATGCGGCTCGACCTGGGCACGGGGGCCGTGCAGCAGGCCGTCGAGTTCTCGAACATGGCTCCGGGCAAGGCCCTGGCGCTCGACGACGGAGGACTGCTCGTCTCGGGGAACAACCTGCTGCGCCTGGACGCCCGGCTCCAACCGGTGTGGGCGCGGCAGATACCCTCGACCCACGCGGTGGCCGTGGCCGATGGCTTCATCGTCGCGGGCGTCGGCTACGGGGACCGCGCACGCATGACGGGCGTCACGCTCACGAAGGTGTCCGCGGAGGGCGCGGTGGCGTGGCAGAGCTTCGCGTCGCCCGGGCCTGGCAACCACTCCCTGACGGGCGTGCGCACCCTGGCGGATGGCTCCTTGATGGTGGGGATGGGCAACGACTCCACACGCGGCGACAGCGTGGCGGCGCTCAGCCCCTTCCTGATCACCACGTTCGACGCCCAGGGCCGACTCCGGAAGATGAGCCGGGCGCGGCTCTCCCAGGAAGTGCCCACGTCGACGGGGGCCACCCGCGCGCCCC includes:
- a CDS encoding helix-turn-helix transcriptional regulator, which codes for MRSPLSRFVEDVRAIVATDGRAQPVDRLPDGRTTLVFRALEEGRTGDVCVSGPRTRALFKNATGVTWAVMIQFKPGWSTPMLGVAANALTDRIVSVEDLWGRSGEDLRLELLAARGLPEVFDRLTRALVPRLQQAEEPASARLARRAVRLFEGEEVRVESVAERLGVTARHLRRAFTESIGIGPKEFARTVRLRRALGMATSARDWGRIAVDAGYYDQAHLITDFRELVGLTPGAFLKRADEARAARHDPLEHLGSAPP